In Arachis hypogaea cultivar Tifrunner chromosome 17, arahy.Tifrunner.gnm2.J5K5, whole genome shotgun sequence, a single window of DNA contains:
- the LOC112766678 gene encoding amino acid transporter AVT1I-like isoform X3, with the protein MESLSTTTSPSSNNNGGGTTSFAKTCFHGVNGISGIGIVSIPFALASGGWLSIIFLFMISIAACYTGLLIKRCMDKDSTIESLPDIGQRAFGDKGRLLVNIAMNCELYLVITGYLILEGDNLNKLISHFHVDIGGLKITGTHCFVLISALIILPTVWLEDLSKLLSYVSATGALASIIFLCSLLWNGTIDGTKLHSKGVLFNWKGVPAAVSLYAFCYSSHPVFPSLYTSMKNKHQFSNVLLVCFTLCTLVYAATAVLGYLMFGSEVESEITLNLPKEKLSSKVAIYTTLVNPITKYALMLRPIVDATKNVLPSHYNKRPKLTHILISSILLFTTVVVALTVPFFGYLMSLVGALLSVSASFLVPCVCYLKISGTYGKLGCEMIVNYSIVLVGVAIAAFGTYTSLLEIIRHL; encoded by the exons GAATTGGTATAGTGTCTATACCATTTGCATTAGCCTCAGGAGGTTGGTTAagcataatttttttgttcatgaTATCCATAGCAGCATGCTACACAGGCTTACTAATCAAAAGATGCATGGACAAAGATTCCACTATTGAATCTCTTCCTGACATTGGTCAAAGAGCATTTGGAGACAAAGGAAGGTTACTTGTAAACATTGCAATGAATTGTGAACTTTATTTGGTCATAACAGGGTACTTGATTCTTGAAGGAGATAACTTGAACAAATTAATATCTCATTTTCATGTGGATATTGGAGGATTGAAAATTACTGGAACACATTGTTTTGTTCTAATTTCAGCACTGATTATTCTCCCAACGGTATGGTTGGAAGATCTAAGCAAGCTTCTATCATATGTGTCAGCAACTGGGGCCTTAGCATCAATTATATTTCTATGTTCATTGTTGTGGAATGGTACAATTGATGGAACAAAACTTCATAGCAAAGGAGTACTCTTTAATTGGAAGGGAGTTCCTGCTGCAGTTAGCTTGTATGCATTTTGCTACAGTTCTCATCCTGTGTTTCCAAGTCTCTACACTTCCATGAAGAACAAGCATCAGTTCTCTAAT GTGTTGCTGGTGTGCTTCACATTGTGCACTCTAGTATATGCAGCAACAGCAGTTTTGGGATACTTAATGTTTGGATCAGAGGTTGAATCAGAAATAACTCTGAACCTTCCAAAAGAAAAACTGAGTTCAAAAGTGGCGATATACACAACTTTGGTTAACCCCATAACCAAATATGCTCTGATGCTAAGGCCAATTGTGGATGCCACAAAAAACGTGCTTCCATCACACTACAACAAAAGGCCAAAGCTCACACATATACTAATTAGTAGCATATTGCTCTTCACCACTGTTGTTGTTGCACTCACTGTTCCATTTTTTGGGTACCTAATGTCCCTTGTTGGTGCATTGTTAAGTGTCTCTGCTTCATTCCTAGTGCCATGTGTTTGCTACTTGAAGATTTCTGGAACTTATGGGAAATTGGGATGTGAAATGATCGTCAATTATTCCATAGTGTTAGTAGGAGTTGCAATTGCAGCATTTGGAACTTACACTTCCCTCTTAGAAATAATTAGGCATTTATAG